The Ornithodoros turicata isolate Travis unplaced genomic scaffold, ASM3712646v1 Chromosome17, whole genome shotgun sequence genome has a window encoding:
- the LOC135372756 gene encoding uncharacterized protein LOC135372756, which produces MHMSGKQPVGLRATQFFIADTPIRPIAEFEAFTYLGRPVGFNPLSEKSTVEDAVELGQKILGSALAPWQRLDALKTFLYPGLNFAMRMGSHTKSEWKRLDESLRPLIRRTLYLPNSAATDYIYGSTHKGACGIPIAAELSDAARVDTAFKLLTSRDPATRSLAGKAVETTVSKRLRTMEPVTPDLLGRYLSGDNENDFRSPSSGLKTVWTEARKASSRLDVMWTFSADGPELQRNEATIPPRRRTKVISTLRHQLQEERDRRLTSLANQGKVLECVALDKSSSHFMRSGQFTRFADWRFIHRARLNLLPLNGARPWTQGDKRCRRCGTQPETLPHVANHCMRYSAAYTKRHNSIVERVKRASQNKYNVISENQVVGNTGLRPDLVVSRGEEAIVYDVTIVFDNRPEALQAARRNKEEKYLPVKESLQRRYHRVHIEAVVIGSLGSWDPANDRGLKRLCSREYLKLMKKLCVSEVISSTRDIYSTHITGV; this is translated from the coding sequence ATGCACATGTCGGGGAAACAGCCAGTGGGACTCCGTGCAACACAGTTCTTCATCGCGGACACACCAATACGACCTATAGCGGAATTCGAAGCATTCACATACCTAGGGAGACCTGTAGGCTTCAATCCCCTCTCGGAGAAATCCACGGTGGAGGATGCTGTGGAACTTGGCCAGAAGATACTCGGCTCAGCACTTGCACCATGGCAAAGACTGGACGCGTTGAAAACGTTCCTATACCCTGGCCTGAACTTCGCTATGCGGATGGGATCCCACACCAAAAGTGAATGGAAGCGGCTTGACGAATCCCTCCGACCCCTTATTCGGCGGACCCTCTACCTCCCAAACTCTGCGGCCACCGACTACATATATGGGAGTACACATAAAGGGGCTTGTGGCATCCCTATTGCAGCAGAACTGAGTGATGCTGCACGAGTTGACACAGCTTTTAAACTACTAACGTCAAGGGATCCAGCCACCCGCTCACTAGCTGGGAAAGCAGTTGAAACCACAGTCAGTAAGCGACTACGTACCATGGAGCCCGTCACGCCGGATCTTCTCGGACGTTACCTCTCTGGGGACAATGAAAATGACTTCCGAAGCCCGTCCAGCGGACTCAAAACAGTGTGGACTGAAGCCCGGAAAGCCTCATCCCGTCTTGATGTGATGTGGACCTTCAGCGCGGACGGCCCGGAACTGCAAAGGAATGAAGCAACCATCCCACCCAGAAGACGCACCAAGGTGATCAGCACACTACGGCATCAACTACAAGAAGAACGGGATAGGCGGCTTACTTCCCTCGCCAACCAGGGCAAGGTCTTGGAATGTGTCGCTCTTGACAAGTCAAGCTCCCACTTCATGCGCTCTGGACAGTTCACAAGATTCGCCGACTGGCGCTTCATTCATCGGGCCCGcctcaacctcctccccctcaACGGAGCCCGGCCCTGGACACAGGGTGACAAACGATGCAGACGGTGCGGCACACAGCCCGAGACCCTACCCCACGTCGCCAATcattgtatgcggtattcggctGCGTATACCAAGCGTCACAACAGTATAGTTGAGCGAGTGAAACGGGCATCACAGAACAAGTACAACGTGATCAGTGAAAATCAGGTTGTGGGTAACACCGGACTTCGGCCAGACCTGGTTGTGTCAAGAGGAGAGGAAGCAATAGTCTACGACGTGACCATAGTATTCGACAACCGCCCGGAGGCTCTGCAAGCGGCTCgacgaaacaaagaagaaaagtaccTACCTGTGAAGGAGAGCCTGCAAAGGAGATATCACCGAGTGCATATCGAGGCAGTGGTCATCGGCAGCCTTGGTAGCTGGGATCCAGCCAACGACCGCGGACTCAAACGCCTCTGCTCAAGAGAATACCTCAAACTAATGAAAAAACTCTGCGTAAGTGAGGTGATCTCCTCTACAAGGGACATTTATAGCACGCACATTACTGGTGTGTAA